A genomic segment from Ornithorhynchus anatinus isolate Pmale09 chromosome 16, mOrnAna1.pri.v4, whole genome shotgun sequence encodes:
- the LOC100681976 gene encoding LOW QUALITY PROTEIN: coagulation factor V-like (The sequence of the model RefSeq protein was modified relative to this genomic sequence to represent the inferred CDS: inserted 1 base in 1 codon) has product MLSTEEKDIHSGLIGPILVCHRGTLRKATSHXDTREFVLLFMIFDEEKSWYSDQRCHRTGTAKPSEDPKPHRFHAISGFVSYLPGPRMYQDELVHWHLLNTGSSQDLHVIHFHGQTLSEGGNQAHRLGVYPLLPGISMMIITDFYYGLQDANGIKQWNYFGFTYQCIWTSRLTSRGNLSCKGIQTQGAKHYLKSYFTAQFYLTYSTDERRWNAFKGKSTLKQQSFDGNSDASTIKEIEIDPPIVAKSVRIYPTLYYRRPTLRLELRGCEVPGCHTPPGMESKDIAKAQIAASSFKTSWWGTAWEPSFARLNERGRVNAWQAELNDNNQWLQIDLLQTKKMTAIAIQGSKSLNREMFVVTYSVLYSDRGSRWKPYTENLSSGPKVQSEWCPVQWGNQKMGIELQLCYRADPSTSPILP; this is encoded by the exons ATGCTGAGCACCGAG GAAAAGGATATCCATTCGGGTTTGATCGGCCCGATCTTGGTCTGTCACAGAGGAACGCTTCGTAAAGCGACCAGCC CCGACACCCGAGAATTTGTCCTGCTTTTCATGATCTTTGATGAAGAGAAGAGTTGGTACTCTGACCAAAGGTGCCACAGAACTGGAACAGCGAAGCCCTCGGAAGATCCAAAGCCTCACAGATTCCACG CGATCAGTGGGTTCGTCTCCTACTTGCCGGGACCGAGGATGTACCAGGATGAGCTGGTGCACTGGCATTTACTAAACACGGGCAGCTCTCAAGATCTCCATGTGATTCACTTTCATGGCCAGACCCTGTCGGAAGGCGGAAATCAAGCACACCGGTTGGGGGTCTATCCCCTCCTGCCTGGTATTAGTATGATGATTATTACCGACTTTtatta CGG ATTGCAAGATGCCAATGGGATTAAACAGTGGAATTATTTTGGATTCACATATCAGTGCATCTGGACATCACG ATTGACCTCCAGAGGGAACTTGTCCTGTAAGGGGATTCAGACCCAAGGAGCCAAGCATTATCTCAAGTCCTACTTCACTGCCCAATTTTATCTGACCTACAGCACGGACGAGAGGAGATGGAATGCCTTCAAAGGGAAGAGCACTCTGAAACAGCAG AGCTTTGATGGCAATTCAGATGCTTCTACAATCAAGGAAATCGAGATTGACCCACCTATTGTGGCTAAATCCGTTAGGATCTACCCAACTCTATACTACCGTAGGCCTACCTTGCGTCTGGAGCTGCGGGGCTGTGAGGTACCGG GTTGTCACACACCCCCGGGAATGGAAAGCAAGGACATAGCCAAAGCTCAGATCGCAGCCTCCTCCTTTAAGACGTCTTGGTGGGGGACCGCGTGGGAGCCTTCCTTTGCCCGCCTCAACGAACGAGGCCGGGTGAACGCCTGGCAGGCTGAG CTCAACGACAACAACCAGTGGCTACAGATCGACCTGCTCCAAACCAAGAAGATGACGGCCATCGCAATCCAAGGTTCCAAGTCTCTCAACCGGGAAATGTTTGTGGTGACGTATTCGGTTCTTTACAGCGATCGTGGCTCACGCTGGAAACCTTACACGGAGAACCTTTCTTCGGGGCCAAAGGTGCAGTCTGAATGGTGCCCAGTGCAGTGGGGGAATCAGAAAATGGGTATCGAACTCCAGCTCTGCTACcgtgctgacccaagcacttctcctatcctgccttga